One genomic segment of Pseudomonas chlororaphis subsp. aurantiaca includes these proteins:
- the rnk gene encoding nucleoside diphosphate kinase regulator — translation MSTAPSIILTRLDVQRLERLIDSLDDTLPGVIALQTELDRAETLVGHDEVPPGVVTMNSRVHCREEGSGKDYHLTLVYPQDANADEGRISILAPVGSALLGLQVGQYIDWPAPGGKTLKLTLLEVEYQPEAAGDFHL, via the coding sequence ATGAGCACCGCACCTTCCATCATTCTCACCCGCCTCGACGTGCAGCGTCTGGAGCGCCTGATCGACAGCCTGGACGACACGCTGCCTGGCGTCATTGCGTTGCAGACCGAGCTGGATCGCGCCGAAACCCTGGTGGGCCACGATGAAGTCCCGCCCGGTGTCGTGACCATGAACTCGCGCGTGCATTGCCGCGAAGAGGGCAGCGGCAAGGACTATCACCTGACCCTGGTGTATCCACAGGACGCCAACGCCGACGAAGGCCGGATCTCCATCCTGGCGCCGGTGGGCAGCGCCTTGCTCGGCTTGCAGGTCGGGCAGTACATCGACTGGCCGGCTCCGGGCGGCAAGACCCTGAAGCTGACCTTGCTGGAGGTCGAATACCAACCCGAAGCGGCTGGCGACTTTCACCTCTGA
- a CDS encoding class I adenylate cyclase gives MIRTHEIRPDLDEGIDRKVLSQLRARFLKLNEGRLGRAMEGLSPRQQLVLNLLPLFFHVNHPLLPGYVSGGTPAGLSNYEPDTPTLNEAQRLTRSFSYKARPGNAPRPIHGLFLMGSLGTLAQADQSDMDVWVCHAPDLGENELAELRKKCLLLEAWATSQGAEAHFFLIDPSRFVRGDRDTQLSSDDCGTTQHYLLLDEFYRTAIWLAGRTPLWWLVPVYEEDRYHQYTHTLLSKRFIPADENLDLGHLAHIPPGEFIGAGLWQLFKGIESPYKSVLKLLLTEVYASEHPRVECLSLRFKQAVFANRLDLDELDPYIVVYRRIEEYLKARGEPERLELVRRSLYLKVNRKLTGNNGARNPSWQRSLLERLAREWGWDQRQLAMLDSRSQWKVRQVSAERRALVNELNYSYRFLTQFARTEQTLGLINKRDLNILGRRLYAAFERKAGKIEFINPGIAPDLAEDTLTLVQSPNKKEPGQTHWGLYNGSLNALEWEHFAPIKRSRELLELLTWSHRNGVIDSSTRLALHPGSSDLSEFELFNLLGSLQQTIALPLGTVSEERLLHSSVPSEVLILVNVGRDPLKHHRDLNILMTTERTDSLSYAGVRENLVLTLDQVTLNSWNEVLVGRYDGAHALLDCLRDYLNNLPPGPEQPKLRVRCFCHNRAQFIAQRVEELFDTAQNLLLSQLNHRYLIQVQQHYHVLELVPGRVNHVALASLPALIDYLGEEQSSYSPLHLDPMALEEHDLALILPMGQPDCIQVFYRVVEAQAELYVLDEFDALWQQRLPYHDEQSLLVPLQRFLQSILYRRNAQLPMEASQPLVPLDILYYQILPSGSTKARRVEPRPAPQTPASNAFYDVQGIIGKAAPGQVQVTLYCNQREFSELEHGDQLFAAVAQEIVGQRRETERYRCYITDLDLSGLLGDHHGSSNLYLRYKADLERALNDALEQV, from the coding sequence ATGATCCGCACCCATGAAATCCGCCCAGATCTGGACGAGGGAATCGACCGCAAGGTTCTCAGCCAACTGCGCGCGCGCTTTCTGAAGCTCAACGAGGGGCGTCTGGGCCGGGCCATGGAAGGGTTGTCGCCACGCCAGCAACTGGTGCTCAACCTGTTGCCGCTGTTCTTTCACGTCAACCACCCGTTATTGCCGGGGTATGTGTCGGGCGGCACACCGGCCGGGCTGTCGAACTACGAGCCCGACACGCCGACCCTCAACGAAGCCCAGCGCCTGACCCGTTCGTTTTCCTACAAGGCCCGCCCCGGCAATGCGCCGCGGCCTATCCACGGCCTGTTCCTGATGGGCAGCCTGGGTACCCTGGCCCAGGCCGACCAGAGCGATATGGACGTGTGGGTCTGCCATGCGCCCGATCTCGGCGAAAACGAACTCGCCGAACTGCGCAAGAAATGCCTGCTGCTGGAAGCCTGGGCCACCAGCCAGGGCGCCGAGGCGCATTTCTTCCTGATCGACCCCAGCCGCTTTGTCCGTGGCGATCGCGACACCCAGCTGAGCTCCGACGATTGCGGCACCACCCAGCACTACCTGCTGCTGGACGAGTTCTACCGCACCGCCATCTGGCTGGCTGGGCGTACGCCGCTGTGGTGGCTGGTGCCGGTGTACGAAGAAGACCGCTACCACCAGTACACCCATACGCTGCTGTCCAAGCGCTTCATCCCCGCTGACGAAAACCTCGACCTTGGCCATCTGGCCCATATTCCGCCGGGCGAATTCATCGGGGCCGGGCTCTGGCAACTGTTCAAGGGCATCGAGTCGCCGTACAAGTCCGTGCTCAAGCTGCTGCTGACCGAGGTCTACGCCAGCGAGCACCCACGGGTGGAATGCCTGAGCCTGCGCTTCAAGCAGGCGGTGTTCGCCAACCGCCTGGACCTCGACGAGCTGGATCCGTACATCGTGGTCTACCGGCGCATCGAGGAGTACCTCAAGGCCCGCGGCGAGCCGGAGCGCCTGGAACTGGTGCGTCGCAGCCTGTACCTGAAGGTCAACCGCAAGCTCACCGGCAACAACGGCGCACGCAACCCGAGCTGGCAGCGCTCGCTGCTCGAACGGCTGGCCCGCGAATGGGGTTGGGATCAGCGCCAGCTGGCGATGCTCGACAGTCGCAGCCAGTGGAAAGTCCGCCAGGTCAGCGCCGAACGCCGGGCCCTGGTCAACGAACTGAACTACAGCTACCGCTTCCTGACCCAGTTCGCCCGTACCGAGCAGACCCTCGGCCTGATCAACAAGCGCGACCTTAATATCCTTGGCCGACGCCTGTACGCGGCCTTTGAACGCAAAGCCGGCAAGATCGAGTTCATCAACCCCGGCATTGCCCCGGACCTGGCCGAAGACACCCTGACCCTGGTGCAGTCGCCCAACAAGAAAGAGCCTGGGCAAACCCACTGGGGCCTGTACAACGGCAGCCTGAATGCCCTGGAGTGGGAACACTTCGCGCCGATCAAGCGCAGCCGCGAACTGCTGGAGCTGCTGACCTGGAGCCATCGCAACGGCGTGATCGACAGCAGCACGCGCCTGGCGCTGCACCCGGGCAGCAGCGACTTGAGCGAGTTCGAGCTGTTCAATCTGCTGGGCAGCCTGCAACAGACCATCGCCCTGCCCCTGGGCACCGTCAGCGAAGAACGCCTGCTGCACAGCAGCGTGCCCAGCGAAGTGCTGATCCTGGTGAACGTCGGCCGCGACCCGCTCAAGCACCACCGCGACCTGAACATCCTGATGACCACCGAGCGTACCGATTCTTTGAGCTACGCCGGGGTGCGGGAAAACCTGGTGCTGACCCTCGACCAAGTGACGCTCAACAGCTGGAATGAGGTCTTGGTCGGTCGTTACGACGGCGCCCATGCCCTGCTCGACTGCCTACGCGACTACCTCAACAATCTGCCGCCCGGCCCCGAGCAGCCAAAGCTGCGAGTGCGCTGCTTTTGCCACAACCGCGCGCAGTTCATCGCCCAACGGGTCGAAGAGCTGTTCGACACGGCGCAGAACCTGTTGCTCAGCCAGCTCAATCACCGCTACCTGATCCAGGTGCAGCAGCATTACCACGTGCTGGAGTTGGTGCCGGGCCGGGTCAATCATGTGGCGCTGGCGAGCCTGCCGGCGCTGATCGACTACCTGGGCGAAGAACAATCGAGCTACAGCCCGCTGCACCTGGACCCGATGGCCCTGGAAGAACACGACCTGGCGCTGATCCTGCCGATGGGCCAGCCTGATTGCATCCAGGTGTTCTACCGCGTCGTCGAGGCTCAGGCCGAGCTGTACGTGCTGGATGAGTTCGATGCGCTCTGGCAGCAACGCCTGCCCTACCACGACGAACAGAGCCTGCTGGTGCCCCTGCAACGTTTCCTGCAGTCGATCCTCTACCGGCGCAACGCCCAGCTGCCGATGGAGGCCTCCCAGCCCCTCGTGCCGCTGGATATTTTGTATTACCAGATATTGCCTTCAGGCAGCACAAAGGCTCGCCGGGTCGAGCCACGCCCGGCGCCGCAGACGCCGGCGAGCAACGCCTTTTATGACGTGCAGGGCATCATCGGCAAAGCCGCACCGGGGCAGGTGCAGGTCACCCTGTATTGCAATCAACGGGAGTTTTCCGAGCTGGAGCATGGCGACCAGTTGTTCGCCGCGGTCGCCCAGGAGATTGTCGGCCAGCGCCGCGAAACCGAGCGTTATCGCTGCTACATCACCGATCTGGACCTGTCCGGCCTGCTCGGTGACCACCACGGCTCAAGCAATCTCTACCTGCGCTACAAGGCCGACCTGGAGCGCGCCTTGAACGACGCGCTCGAGCAGGTCTAG
- a CDS encoding DUF1289 domain-containing protein codes for MTPTAPVRPPKPLYSNVSPAVASPCISLCRLDEEKVCKGCFRHVEDIREWRSADDERRRVICRQALERKRAMAHGAG; via the coding sequence GTGACGCCAACCGCCCCGGTGCGCCCGCCCAAGCCGCTGTACAGCAATGTCAGCCCGGCCGTGGCCTCGCCCTGCATCAGCCTGTGCCGGCTGGACGAGGAAAAGGTCTGCAAGGGTTGTTTCCGGCATGTCGAAGACATTCGCGAATGGCGCTCGGCGGACGATGAGCGACGGCGCGTCATCTGCCGCCAGGCCCTGGAGCGCAAGCGGGCGATGGCGCACGGCGCCGGCTAG